The genomic segment AAACAAGGTGAGGGATGATGTTAGGCGCATTGCTAAACTGGTGTCAAACTACAATAATGCGTACATAATATCAGGCGGGCCAATTGGTTTACCATTAGCCATGGAGGCTGCATTGAAGCTTAAGGAGGCAGCCCAGGTTCACTCAGAGGCCTTCAGCTTCAGGGAGTTTAAACATGGCCCAATAACCCTAATATCCAAGGAATTCCCCACAATAGCCATAATGCCCGGTAATGATGTTGATGATGAAATAATTAACGTTATTTCAGAGGTATGGTCCCGTGGAGGATACACAGTAGTTATCACGCAGGAGGGTAAGGAGGTTACTGGGGATCAAGTCATTTACCTGGAGCGTATGGGTAATAGGCTAATAATACCCTTAGTGTATCCCGCAGTGATTCAATTACTAGCCTACGAAATCGGGGTTGCTAGAGGAATTGACGTTGATAATCCACATAACTTAAGTAAAGTAGTGACGACTTGATGCTAAGGTAAAGTGCATCAATACCATAGATTACCCCCATTTAGACTCATTGCATCCTTACCTACTCCTTAACCTTCATCACCACATCAGGTGGGTAAAGGATGAGGACCCATGTAGTTGAGTTTCGACTAATAAGGTGAAGCAATATTTAAATAACTTTAATACTCTTTGGTTTAAAAGGCAAGGTTTTAAGTATAGGTTGTAACCACCTATAATTCATGAACTGCCCTTACTGGGTTATTAAGGGTAAGTTAGCTGGTTCCTGTGCTCCAAGGGGTGTTAAGGATATTGAGGCGTGGGGTAGAATGGGTATTAAGGCTGTTGTATCACTGATTGAGGAGTTTGAGTTCAATGAAATAGGCTTCCCTTTCAATAATTATGTTGATGCCTTAAGAAGATTCAACATTAGGCTACTTTACTCACCCACTAAGGATGGTGAATCACCACCCCTTGATGAGTTCATGGCCATACTAAGGTGGATTGATGAAAGGATTCATGAAAATGAGCCTGTTCTGGTCCACTGCAATGCTGGTGTTGGTCGTTCCCCCACGGTAATAATTGGTTACCTAATGTATAAGGGTTATAGTTTAAAGGAGGCCTATAGATTTGTATCAAACGTGAATGATAAGGTATCCCTCAGCTTTACTCAAGCATTAGCGTTAGAGGAGCTTGAGAAGCTCATAAGCAGGAGGAGCCTTGTACTTTAATACAGGTATAATGATCCTTAGGGATTACTGTTGCGTATGTTTTTTAAATTCATGAGGATACTAAGGGTAGTGGGTAGGAATAGGCTTAGGGATATTTTCAATAGGATAATTTGGACTAACGTAAGGAATGAATATGAGGTGGTTATATTATCAAGGGGTGAACCAGGTGACGTTAAGGTGTTGCCACTGGAGGGTTTAGTTAAGGCTAGTAAGGATGGTATAGTGATAGGGATTAATGGAGTTGAATCCTTCATACCGTATCACAGGATTCTACTGGTAAGGAGGAGTAATGGGGCTGTGGTTTATAGGAAGGGTATGAAGTTTAATAGTTAAGCCAATTACCCAGAACATTCTTAGCCTCATTAAGCATACCCTCACTTACCTCAACACCAGCCTCCCTCAGTTTCCTCATTAACTCACTGGTGCTTGAGGATAGGGTGAGCCCCATTAGGGTTAAGGCTACGGCAACTTTAACGCCATTAAACCCACCCACCTTCGCCAAGGCCTTAGTCTCCAGGTAA from the Caldivirga maquilingensis IC-167 genome contains:
- a CDS encoding protein-tyrosine phosphatase family protein → MNCPYWVIKGKLAGSCAPRGVKDIEAWGRMGIKAVVSLIEEFEFNEIGFPFNNYVDALRRFNIRLLYSPTKDGESPPLDEFMAILRWIDERIHENEPVLVHCNAGVGRSPTVIIGYLMYKGYSLKEAYRFVSNVNDKVSLSFTQALALEELEKLISRRSLVL
- a CDS encoding DUF504 domain-containing protein, translated to MRILRVVGRNRLRDIFNRIIWTNVRNEYEVVILSRGEPGDVKVLPLEGLVKASKDGIVIGINGVESFIPYHRILLVRRSNGAVVYRKGMKFNS